Proteins from a single region of Flavobacterium sp. YJ01:
- a CDS encoding lipid A phosphoethanolamine transferase, producing MKKIQLLSILFFLFHNLLQAQENDTLQSPFSEPRYHYFLKTIIFFDEYLDTDNGSFNTTQIRVLLPIGNKAWNLRFDLPLISANTNSINKTAIGDVGMGVSYIPYMRNSNGIALRTRIYANTAADPNFGTGKWVVMPAVVYGKYFSEKKFLWLSTLEYQGSFAGENDRNDISITLFENVMLHFFGKNWVAGDVAFRYNTTLEAFQNNAFVEFGRKITPNNLVYIHPSAGFGANRTYNFGIEMGVLILF from the coding sequence ATGAAGAAAATACAATTACTTAGCATTCTATTTTTTTTATTTCACAATCTACTTCAGGCACAAGAAAATGATACTTTGCAAAGTCCTTTTTCTGAGCCTCGTTATCATTATTTTCTTAAAACAATTATTTTTTTCGACGAATATTTAGATACCGATAACGGGTCATTTAATACTACACAAATTCGAGTTTTACTGCCGATTGGCAACAAAGCCTGGAATTTACGTTTCGATCTTCCCTTAATTTCGGCAAATACCAACTCTATAAACAAAACAGCAATTGGAGATGTCGGTATGGGAGTTAGTTATATTCCGTACATGCGAAATAGCAACGGAATAGCTTTAAGAACAAGAATTTATGCAAATACGGCAGCAGATCCTAATTTCGGCACAGGAAAGTGGGTTGTAATGCCCGCAGTTGTGTATGGAAAATATTTTTCTGAAAAAAAGTTTCTTTGGCTCTCTACTTTAGAGTATCAAGGTAGTTTTGCAGGAGAAAATGATCGAAATGATATTAGTATTACGCTTTTTGAAAATGTTATGCTTCATTTTTTTGGAAAAAACTGGGTTGCCGGAGATGTTGCTTTTCGTTATAACACAACTTTAGAGGCTTTTCAAAATAATGCATTTGTTGAATTTGGCAGAAAAATTACTCCAAATAATTTAGTTTACATTCACCCAAGTGCTGGCTTTGGAGCAAATAGAACTTACAATTTTGGAATTGAAATGGGTGTTTTAATTCTATTCTAA
- a CDS encoding DUF349 domain-containing protein, with protein MLEEKNDNLQEADGKDGIEINDSATNDAIEISESEAPIENSVSDDAENDENVHQEALDVITNSNAEESEDETLKDRHDIPMQDYNTFSLDALVDELKKMVNLDKIMSVKDHIEEIKKAFLLQYHHLLEEKKEEFLASNPDPSEEFEYHLPLKLKFDEYYNIFREKRNAHFKHLQTNLKSNLENRLAIVEELKELINPQENIKDTLKHFNELRERWKNAGAIPKDKYNHVWNNYHFHVENFYDYLHLDREARDLDFKHNLELKQKIIARVEELVNDADVNKSFRELQDFHRIWKEEIGPVSKEHRDVIWNQFSELTKKIHDKREVLFESQRANEQQNLEVKKEIISKIEALGTEKVNSHSQWLVQIQKVEALRNEFFAAGKVPSEVNEETWATFKTAVRNFNAFKNSFYKDIKKDQNDNLNKKMALVAKAKDLQESTDFASTTPIMKQIQEEWKQIGHVPKKYSDKIWKEFKDACNHYFDKLKEHKSEENVEEVAAFDNKKAYLDTLRAFQLTGDHKTDLDAIKAHIETWKGFGKVPFSRRHIEGKFNKILDALFEKLSLSKKESEMMRFANRIDSLSDSNDTRKLDNEKIFIMRKIEEVQNEIFQLENNIQFFTNTKNAKKENSIVTEVRKNIAIHKESLEVWKDKLKQLRNLGQE; from the coding sequence ATGTTAGAAGAAAAGAATGATAACCTGCAAGAAGCAGACGGAAAAGATGGAATTGAAATAAACGATTCTGCAACAAATGATGCAATTGAAATATCTGAGTCTGAAGCTCCAATTGAGAACTCAGTTTCAGATGATGCAGAAAATGATGAAAACGTTCATCAGGAAGCTTTAGATGTAATTACAAATTCGAATGCAGAAGAAAGTGAAGACGAAACCTTGAAGGATCGCCACGATATTCCTATGCAAGATTATAACACTTTTTCTTTAGACGCACTTGTCGATGAGCTTAAAAAAATGGTCAATCTAGACAAAATAATGTCTGTAAAAGATCATATCGAAGAAATCAAAAAGGCTTTTTTATTACAATATCACCATCTTCTAGAGGAGAAAAAAGAAGAATTTCTAGCTTCAAATCCCGATCCTAGCGAAGAATTTGAATATCATTTACCTCTGAAATTAAAATTTGATGAATATTATAATATTTTCAGAGAAAAAAGAAATGCTCATTTTAAACATTTACAGACTAATTTAAAATCAAATTTAGAGAATCGTTTGGCAATTGTTGAAGAATTAAAAGAGTTAATTAACCCACAAGAAAACATAAAAGACACTCTTAAGCATTTTAATGAACTAAGAGAAAGATGGAAAAATGCCGGTGCAATTCCAAAAGACAAATACAATCACGTTTGGAATAATTATCATTTTCATGTTGAAAATTTCTATGATTATCTTCATTTAGATCGCGAAGCCAGAGATTTAGATTTCAAACATAATCTGGAGTTAAAGCAAAAGATTATCGCGCGCGTTGAAGAATTGGTAAACGATGCAGATGTAAACAAATCTTTCCGCGAATTGCAGGATTTTCACAGAATCTGGAAAGAAGAAATTGGTCCAGTTTCTAAAGAACATAGAGATGTAATCTGGAATCAATTTAGTGAATTAACTAAAAAAATTCATGACAAAAGAGAAGTTTTGTTTGAAAGCCAAAGAGCTAACGAACAACAAAATCTTGAAGTTAAAAAAGAAATTATTTCGAAAATTGAAGCTCTAGGAACAGAAAAAGTAAATTCTCACTCGCAATGGCTTGTACAAATTCAAAAAGTAGAAGCGCTTCGAAATGAGTTTTTCGCAGCAGGAAAAGTTCCATCAGAAGTAAATGAAGAAACTTGGGCAACTTTTAAAACTGCGGTAAGAAACTTCAATGCATTCAAAAATTCGTTTTACAAAGACATCAAAAAAGATCAAAACGATAACTTAAATAAAAAGATGGCTCTTGTTGCAAAAGCAAAAGACCTTCAAGAAAGCACAGATTTCGCTTCTACAACTCCTATAATGAAACAAATTCAGGAAGAATGGAAGCAAATTGGTCACGTTCCGAAAAAATATTCAGATAAAATCTGGAAAGAATTTAAAGATGCTTGCAACCATTATTTTGACAAACTAAAAGAACACAAATCTGAAGAAAACGTTGAAGAAGTTGCTGCTTTTGACAATAAAAAAGCTTATCTAGATACTTTAAGAGCCTTCCAACTAACTGGAGATCATAAAACTGATTTAGATGCTATAAAAGCTCACATTGAAACATGGAAAGGATTTGGAAAAGTTCCTTTTTCAAGAAGACATATTGAAGGCAAATTCAATAAGATTTTAGATGCACTTTTTGAAAAACTAAGCTTAAGCAAAAAAGAATCGGAGATGATGCGTTTTGCAAACCGAATCGATTCTCTATCAGACAGTAACGATACGCGCAAACTAGACAATGAAAAAATCTTCATTATGCGTAAAATTGAAGAAGTTCAAAATGAGATTTTCCAATTAGAAAACAACATTCAATTCTTTACAAACACTAAGAATGCAAAAAAAGAGAATTCTATTGTAACTGAGGTTCGTAAAAACATTGCAATTCACAAAGAAAGTCTTGAAGTTTGGAAAGATAAATTGAAACAACTTCGAAACTTAGGACAAGAATAA
- a CDS encoding OsmC family protein: protein MKFTRKAHANWKGTGMEGTGTISTQSTTLDNAQLSFKTRFADGVGTNPEELIAAAHSGCFTMQLSFLLNEGGFTADDLTTEATVTFEDGSITLIHLDLKGKVPSISAEEFEKTATKAKEICPISKLLNTTITLSATLL from the coding sequence ATGAAATTTACAAGAAAAGCACATGCCAACTGGAAAGGAACTGGCATGGAAGGAACTGGAACAATAAGCACTCAAAGTACTACTCTAGATAATGCACAACTGTCTTTTAAAACAAGATTTGCAGACGGAGTTGGAACAAATCCAGAAGAATTAATTGCTGCGGCTCATTCAGGCTGTTTTACCATGCAATTAAGCTTTCTTCTAAATGAAGGTGGTTTTACAGCAGATGATTTAACTACAGAAGCCACCGTAACTTTTGAAGATGGCTCGATTACTTTGATTCATTTAGATTTAAAAGGTAAAGTACCTTCAATTTCAGCAGAAGAATTCGAAAAGACCGCTACGAAAGCAAAAGAGATCTGTCCAATTTCTAAATTATTGAATACGACAATAACATTATCGGCAACTTTGCTTTAA
- a CDS encoding tetratricopeptide repeat protein yields the protein MKSKYVILASALLISVATFAQKDQIKSAEKALKSGDAQGAVTILTGAESLVANAKDTEQAQFYFVKGNAYLDLANKKVDESKNLSLAAESYKKLIEVEKASGKQKYSTDAATSITNIKGLLINSAIADTQANKHKEGAKKLYDAYELDKKDTINLYYAASTAVNSQDFDLALPMYEELKKLNYSGKGTLFLATNKASGNEDNFSSAKDRDLAIKLGTHEKPKTEAIPSKRGEIYKNLALILVQKGRTEDAKKAIADARKANPEDTSLILTEANLYLDSKDYDTYKKLVGEALEKDPNNADLVFNLGVISAGAKNNADAEKYYLKAIEINPNYANAYLNLAALKLEAEKPIIDEMNKLGTSAKDMKRYDVLKAQREGVFRGVIPYLKKANELDPKNDDVAKTLLGVYKALEMTAEAKALKATMN from the coding sequence ATGAAAAGTAAATATGTAATACTTGCTTCTGCATTATTGATCTCTGTGGCTACATTTGCTCAAAAAGATCAAATTAAAAGTGCTGAAAAAGCTTTAAAAAGTGGAGATGCTCAAGGAGCAGTTACAATTTTGACTGGTGCAGAAAGCCTTGTTGCAAACGCAAAAGATACAGAGCAGGCTCAGTTTTATTTTGTAAAAGGAAATGCTTATTTAGATCTTGCTAACAAAAAAGTTGACGAAAGTAAAAACTTATCTTTGGCAGCTGAGAGTTACAAAAAGTTAATCGAGGTTGAAAAAGCATCAGGAAAACAAAAATATTCTACAGATGCAGCAACTTCTATCACTAACATTAAAGGATTGTTAATTAATTCTGCAATTGCTGATACTCAAGCAAACAAGCATAAAGAAGGTGCAAAAAAATTGTACGATGCTTATGAGTTAGACAAAAAAGATACGATTAATTTATACTACGCTGCTTCTACAGCTGTTAATTCACAAGATTTTGATCTTGCATTACCAATGTACGAAGAGTTAAAAAAATTAAACTATTCTGGAAAAGGAACTTTATTTCTTGCTACAAATAAAGCAAGTGGAAATGAAGATAACTTTAGCAGTGCGAAAGATAGAGATTTAGCTATAAAATTAGGTACTCACGAAAAACCTAAAACAGAAGCTATTCCTTCTAAAAGAGGTGAAATCTACAAAAATTTAGCTTTAATCTTAGTTCAAAAAGGACGTACTGAGGATGCTAAAAAAGCTATCGCTGACGCAAGAAAAGCAAATCCAGAAGATACTTCATTAATTTTAACAGAAGCTAATTTATATTTAGATTCTAAAGATTATGATACTTACAAAAAATTAGTTGGTGAAGCTTTAGAAAAAGATCCAAATAATGCAGATTTAGTATTTAATTTAGGTGTAATCAGTGCTGGTGCAAAAAACAATGCTGATGCTGAAAAATATTATTTAAAAGCAATCGAAATTAATCCTAATTATGCAAATGCTTATTTAAATCTTGCTGCTTTAAAATTGGAAGCTGAGAAACCAATTATCGACGAGATGAATAAATTAGGTACTTCTGCTAAAGATATGAAACGTTACGATGTTTTAAAAGCGCAAAGAGAGGGTGTTTTCAGAGGAGTAATTCCTTACCTTAAAAAAGCAAACGAATTAGATCCTAAAAATGATGATGTTGCTAAAACATTATTAGGCGTTTACAAAGCATTAGAAATGACTGCTGAAGCAAAAGCTTTAAAAGCGACAATGAACTAA
- the gyrA gene encoding DNA gyrase subunit A: MSEGEKLIPINIEDEMKSAYIDYSMSVIVSRALPDVRDGLKPVHRRVLYGMYDLGVTSRSAHKKSARIVGEVLGKYHPHGDTSVYDAMVRMAQEWSMRYLLVDGQGNFGSVDGDSPAAMRYTEARMRKISEEIMADIEKETVDFQLNFDDTLYEPKVMPTKVPTLLVNGATGIAVGMATNMPPHNLTEVINGTLAYLDNNDIEVDELMTHIKAPDFPTGGVIYGYEGVREAFKTGRGRIVMRAKVGFEEVDGRECIIVTEIPYQVNKAEMIKRTADLVNEKKIEGIANIRDESDRNGMRIVYILKRDATPNVVLNTLYKYTSLQSSFSVNNIALVKGRPQMLNLKDMIHYFIEHRHEVVVRRTQFELRKAEERAHILEGLIIASDNIDEVIALIRGSKNTDEARDKLIERFKLSDIQARAIVEMRLRQLTGLEQDKLRAEFEELMKLIEHLKALLADVNLRTEVIKEELAEIRDKYGDERRSQIEYSGGDVSIEDLIADENVVITISHAGYIKRTNLTEYKTQNRGGVGQKSAGTRDQDFLEHMFVATNHQYMMFFTQKGKCFWMRVYEIPEGSKTAKGRAIQNLVNIESDDKVKAFICTQDLKDKDYINTHNLVMVTKQGQVKKTSLEKYSKPRANGVAAITIKEGDELIGAQLTNGESQIILAVKSGKLVRFEETKTRPMGRTASGVRGITLKDETDEVIGMVTVDKEDIATSQILVVTENGYGKRTKLVDDDGEDVYRITNRGGKGVKTLNITDKTGKLISINAVTDADDLMIINKSGLTIRMAIEDLRVMGRATQGVRLINLKGKDSIAAVTKVMKDDAEEVVVDENGNVIESGIERIKPDLEVLEDDGAVEEEDDTDDEEIEEEDDADGDDDESEE; the protein is encoded by the coding sequence ATGTCTGAAGGAGAAAAGTTAATTCCTATTAACATTGAAGATGAAATGAAGTCAGCTTACATCGATTATTCGATGTCGGTAATTGTATCGAGAGCACTTCCTGATGTTAGAGATGGTTTGAAACCAGTACATCGAAGAGTTCTTTATGGAATGTATGATTTAGGTGTAACTTCTAGATCTGCCCATAAAAAATCTGCAAGAATTGTAGGGGAGGTTCTGGGTAAGTACCACCCGCACGGAGATACTTCTGTTTACGACGCGATGGTTCGTATGGCTCAGGAGTGGAGTATGCGATATTTATTAGTTGATGGCCAGGGTAACTTTGGTTCTGTTGATGGTGACAGTCCTGCGGCAATGCGTTATACTGAGGCTAGAATGCGTAAGATTTCTGAGGAAATTATGGCAGATATCGAAAAAGAAACAGTTGATTTTCAATTAAACTTTGACGATACATTATATGAGCCAAAAGTAATGCCTACAAAAGTTCCTACTTTGTTAGTAAACGGAGCTACAGGTATTGCGGTTGGTATGGCAACCAATATGCCACCACACAATTTAACTGAGGTTATCAATGGTACTTTAGCGTACTTAGATAATAATGATATTGAAGTTGATGAATTAATGACTCATATTAAAGCACCAGATTTTCCAACTGGTGGTGTAATATATGGTTATGAAGGTGTTCGCGAAGCTTTTAAAACTGGTAGAGGACGTATTGTAATGCGTGCAAAAGTTGGTTTTGAAGAAGTTGACGGAAGAGAATGCATCATCGTTACTGAAATTCCATATCAAGTTAACAAAGCCGAGATGATCAAACGTACGGCTGATTTAGTTAACGAGAAAAAAATCGAAGGTATTGCCAATATTCGTGACGAATCGGACAGAAATGGTATGCGTATCGTTTATATCTTGAAGCGCGATGCTACGCCAAACGTAGTTTTAAATACCTTATATAAGTATACTTCATTACAGTCTTCTTTTAGTGTAAATAATATTGCATTAGTAAAAGGTCGCCCTCAAATGTTGAATCTGAAAGATATGATTCATTATTTTATTGAGCACCGTCACGAAGTAGTGGTTAGAAGAACACAGTTTGAATTACGTAAAGCAGAAGAAAGAGCTCACATTTTAGAAGGATTAATCATTGCTTCTGATAATATAGATGAAGTTATTGCGTTAATTAGAGGTTCTAAAAACACAGATGAAGCAAGAGATAAATTAATTGAAAGATTTAAATTATCTGATATTCAAGCTCGTGCTATCGTTGAGATGCGTTTACGTCAGTTAACAGGTCTGGAGCAAGACAAGTTAAGAGCAGAGTTTGAAGAATTAATGAAGTTGATCGAGCATTTAAAAGCTTTATTAGCAGATGTTAATTTAAGAACAGAGGTAATTAAAGAGGAGTTGGCCGAAATCCGTGATAAATATGGTGATGAAAGACGTTCTCAAATTGAATATTCTGGAGGAGATGTAAGTATCGAAGATTTAATTGCTGATGAGAATGTAGTGATTACAATTTCGCACGCTGGTTACATCAAACGTACAAACCTTACAGAATATAAAACACAAAATAGAGGAGGAGTTGGGCAGAAAAGCGCTGGTACTAGAGATCAGGATTTCTTAGAACATATGTTCGTTGCAACAAATCACCAATATATGATGTTCTTTACGCAAAAAGGAAAATGTTTCTGGATGCGTGTTTATGAAATTCCAGAAGGAAGTAAAACGGCAAAAGGTAGAGCAATTCAGAATCTTGTAAATATTGAAAGCGACGATAAAGTAAAAGCTTTCATTTGTACACAAGACTTAAAGGATAAAGATTATATCAATACCCATAATCTTGTAATGGTGACAAAACAAGGCCAGGTTAAGAAAACTTCTTTAGAGAAATATTCTAAACCAAGAGCAAATGGAGTTGCTGCTATTACAATTAAAGAAGGAGATGAGTTGATTGGTGCTCAGTTAACAAACGGAGAAAGCCAAATTATCTTAGCAGTAAAATCTGGAAAATTAGTTCGTTTTGAAGAAACTAAAACACGTCCGATGGGAAGAACAGCTTCTGGAGTTCGTGGTATTACGCTAAAAGACGAAACAGATGAAGTAATCGGAATGGTTACGGTTGACAAAGAGGATATTGCAACATCGCAAATCTTAGTTGTTACTGAAAATGGATACGGAAAACGTACCAAATTAGTAGACGATGATGGAGAAGATGTTTATAGAATCACAAACCGTGGCGGTAAAGGTGTTAAAACGCTTAATATTACTGATAAAACAGGTAAATTAATATCTATCAACGCGGTAACAGATGCAGACGATTTGATGATTATCAATAAATCTGGATTAACAATTAGAATGGCAATTGAGGATTTACGTGTTATGGGACGTGCAACTCAAGGTGTTAGATTAATTAACCTTAAAGGTAAAGATTCTATCGCTGCTGTTACTAAAGTTATGAAAGACGATGCTGAAGAAGTTGTTGTTGATGAAAATGGAAATGTAATTGAGTCTGGAATCGAAAGAATCAAACCTGATTTGGAAGTTCTTGAAGATGATGGAGCGGTTGAAGAGGAAGATGATACTGACGATGAAGAGATTGAAGAAGAAGATGATGCGGACGGAGACGACGACGAATCTGAAGAATAA
- a CDS encoding ATP-dependent Clp protease ATP-binding subunit has translation MDDNFSPRVKDVITYSKEEALRLGHDFIGTEHLMLGILRDGNGKAIHILNNLAVDLDHLRRKVEILSPANLSVEVNAEKKNLHLTRQAERALKTTFLEAKVFQSSSISTAHLLLCILRNENDPTTKLLNKLKIDYDIAKEQYLNMTPNEEEFLENLPRNESYNDDSGQDDSLKESSFNNPANKSNKKSKTPVLDNFGRDLTEMAEEGKLDPVVGREKEIERVSQILSRRKKNNPLLIGEPGVGKSAIAEGLALRIIQKKVSRILFNKRVVTLDLASLVAGTKYRGQFEERMKAVMNELEKNDDIILFIDEIHTIVGAGGATGSLDASNMFKPALARGEIQCIGATTLDEYRQYIEKDGALERRFQKVIVEPTSVEETIAILNNVKDKYEDHHNVTYTPEAIEACVKLTDRYMSERFLPDKAIDALDEAGSRVHITNIDVPKQILDLERQLEEVRELKNMVVKKQKYEEAAKLRDDEKRIEKDLAVAQEQWEEDSKNNRIEVTEDNVADVVSMMTGIPVNRIAQTESNKLAQLPELIQNKVIGQNEAVLKIARSIQRNRAGLKDPNKPIGSFIFLGQTGVGKTQLAKVLAKELFDSEDALVRIDMSEYMEKFAISRLVGAPPGYVGYEEGGQLTEKVRRKPYCVVLLDEIEKAHPDVFNMMLQVLDDGYLTDSLGRKIDFKNTIIIMTSNVGARQLKDFGQGVGFGTAARTAQADENSKSIIENALKKTFAPEFLNRIDDVIVFNALEKADIDLIIEIELKKLYSRIAELGYKLSLTDKAKAFIAEKGFDKQFGARPLKRAIQKYVEDLLAEEIITSKIHSGDEIMMDLKDDSQELSVEIHKAEEPTNQ, from the coding sequence ATGGATGATAATTTTTCACCAAGAGTAAAAGATGTTATTACGTACAGTAAAGAAGAGGCACTTCGTTTAGGGCACGACTTTATTGGTACCGAACATCTTATGCTGGGCATTTTAAGAGATGGTAACGGAAAAGCTATTCATATACTTAATAACCTAGCAGTCGATTTAGATCATTTACGCAGGAAAGTAGAAATACTGAGCCCAGCTAATCTAAGCGTTGAAGTAAATGCAGAAAAGAAAAACCTTCACCTTACCCGACAGGCCGAAAGAGCCCTGAAGACCACTTTTCTTGAAGCTAAAGTATTTCAAAGCTCATCAATTAGCACCGCTCACTTGCTATTATGCATCTTACGAAACGAAAACGATCCAACAACCAAGCTATTGAATAAACTGAAAATAGATTATGACATAGCTAAAGAACAGTATTTAAATATGACTCCGAACGAAGAAGAATTCTTAGAAAACTTGCCAAGAAACGAATCGTATAATGACGATTCAGGACAAGATGACAGTCTTAAAGAAAGCAGTTTTAATAATCCCGCCAATAAGTCAAACAAAAAATCAAAAACTCCAGTTTTAGATAATTTTGGGAGAGATTTAACAGAAATGGCGGAAGAGGGAAAACTTGACCCTGTTGTAGGACGCGAAAAAGAAATTGAACGTGTTTCTCAAATTTTAAGTAGAAGAAAAAAGAACAATCCGCTTCTTATTGGAGAACCTGGAGTTGGTAAATCTGCTATTGCAGAAGGATTAGCTTTGCGTATTATTCAAAAGAAAGTTTCTCGTATTCTTTTCAACAAACGTGTTGTAACTCTTGATTTGGCAAGTTTAGTTGCTGGAACAAAATACAGAGGACAATTTGAAGAAAGAATGAAAGCTGTGATGAACGAGCTTGAGAAAAACGATGATATTATTCTTTTTATTGATGAGATCCATACTATTGTAGGTGCTGGTGGAGCAACTGGTTCTCTTGATGCTTCAAACATGTTTAAACCTGCATTAGCAAGAGGAGAAATACAATGTATTGGTGCTACAACTCTTGATGAGTACAGACAATATATCGAGAAAGATGGTGCACTTGAAAGACGTTTCCAAAAAGTAATTGTAGAACCAACTTCTGTTGAAGAAACAATTGCAATTTTAAATAACGTAAAAGACAAATATGAAGATCACCACAATGTAACTTATACACCAGAAGCAATTGAAGCTTGTGTTAAACTTACAGATCGTTATATGTCTGAGCGTTTTTTACCAGACAAAGCTATCGATGCTCTTGACGAAGCTGGTTCTCGCGTACATATTACCAATATTGATGTTCCTAAACAAATTTTAGATTTAGAGCGTCAATTAGAAGAAGTTCGTGAGCTTAAAAATATGGTTGTTAAAAAACAAAAATATGAAGAAGCTGCTAAACTTCGCGATGACGAAAAACGCATAGAAAAAGACTTAGCTGTTGCTCAAGAACAATGGGAAGAAGATTCTAAAAACAACAGAATTGAAGTTACAGAAGATAATGTTGCTGATGTTGTTTCGATGATGACTGGAATTCCTGTAAATAGAATTGCACAAACTGAAAGCAATAAATTGGCACAATTGCCTGAATTAATTCAAAATAAAGTAATTGGTCAAAATGAAGCCGTTCTTAAAATTGCGCGTTCTATTCAACGTAACAGAGCCGGACTTAAAGATCCAAATAAACCAATTGGTTCATTCATTTTCTTAGGTCAAACTGGAGTTGGTAAAACGCAATTAGCTAAAGTATTAGCTAAAGAATTATTTGATTCTGAAGACGCTTTAGTTCGTATTGACATGAGTGAATACATGGAGAAATTCGCAATTTCTCGTTTAGTTGGAGCGCCTCCAGGATACGTTGGTTACGAAGAAGGTGGTCAATTGACTGAAAAAGTTCGTAGAAAACCATATTGTGTGGTTCTTTTAGACGAGATCGAAAAAGCACATCCAGATGTATTCAATATGATGCTTCAAGTTTTAGATGATGGATATTTGACAGATAGTTTAGGTCGTAAAATTGACTTCAAAAACACGATCATCATTATGACATCTAACGTTGGAGCTCGTCAATTGAAAGATTTCGGACAAGGAGTTGGATTCGGTACCGCTGCAAGAACAGCTCAGGCTGATGAAAATTCAAAAAGCATTATCGAAAACGCTTTGAAGAAAACTTTTGCTCCTGAGTTCTTAAACAGAATTGATGACGTAATTGTATTTAATGCGCTTGAAAAAGCAGATATCGATTTGATTATCGAAATCGAATTGAAAAAACTGTATTCTCGTATTGCAGAGTTAGGTTACAAATTAAGCTTAACTGACAAAGCAAAAGCGTTTATTGCTGAAAAAGGTTTCGACAAACAATTTGGAGCAAGACCTCTTAAAAGAGCTATCCAAAAATATGTTGAAGATTTATTAGCAGAAGAAATCATTACTTCGAAAATACATTCAGGCGATGAGATTATGATGGATCTTAAAGACGATTCACAAGAATTATCAGTAGAAATTCATAAAGCTGAAGAGCCGACTAATCAATAA
- the rimK gene encoding 30S ribosomal protein S6--L-glutamate ligase, producing the protein MLQNKVILGSEEWCSFPELGIPTIKARVDSGAKTSAMHALNIAPFIKNDANWVKFDINPIQNNIKTIIHCEAPLVDKRIVKSSSGFREHRYVIQTSLKIGDAKWPIEMTLTNRDSMGFRMLLGREAMSGRVLVDPEQKYLLGQPTAESLKELYQNSEKASSGLRIGVLASNPELYSNKRIMEAGEMRGHEMHFLNIKECYMKLDAKTPEIHYRGGKILNQFDAIIPRIRPSITFYGCALTRQFEALKVFVLNSATAITQSRDKLYSLQLLLNSGIDIPTTGFANSPLDTDNLIKMVGGSPLIVKLLEGTQGKGVVLAETKKAAESVINAFKSLNANILVQEFIKEANGKDIRCFVIDGKVVAAIQREAMPGEFRANIHLGGTASVIKVTAEEKKIAIKAAKAMDLKVAGVDIIRSSKGPLLLEVNSSPGLEGIEGATNKDVAGEMIKAIEKNFKL; encoded by the coding sequence ATGCTTCAAAACAAAGTCATTTTAGGCAGCGAAGAATGGTGCTCATTTCCAGAACTTGGAATTCCAACAATCAAAGCTCGTGTTGATTCTGGCGCCAAAACTTCGGCAATGCACGCTTTAAACATAGCTCCTTTTATAAAAAATGATGCCAATTGGGTAAAGTTTGATATTAATCCGATTCAGAATAATATCAAAACCATTATTCATTGTGAAGCGCCTTTGGTTGACAAACGAATTGTAAAAAGTTCAAGCGGTTTTAGAGAACATCGCTACGTAATCCAGACCAGCTTAAAAATTGGCGATGCAAAATGGCCAATCGAAATGACTTTGACTAATCGTGATTCTATGGGTTTTAGAATGCTTTTAGGACGTGAAGCAATGAGCGGAAGGGTTTTGGTCGATCCTGAACAAAAATATCTTTTAGGACAGCCAACAGCTGAATCATTAAAAGAATTATACCAAAACTCAGAAAAAGCAAGTTCTGGTTTACGAATTGGTGTTTTAGCCAGTAATCCGGAATTATACAGCAATAAAAGAATCATGGAAGCGGGCGAAATGCGAGGTCATGAAATGCATTTTTTAAACATCAAAGAATGCTATATGAAACTCGATGCTAAAACTCCTGAAATTCATTATAGAGGCGGAAAGATTCTGAATCAATTTGATGCCATTATTCCGAGAATTAGACCAAGCATTACCTTTTATGGCTGCGCTTTGACACGTCAGTTTGAAGCTTTGAAGGTTTTTGTTTTAAATTCTGCTACAGCAATCACGCAATCTCGTGATAAATTGTATTCACTACAATTATTACTAAATAGCGGAATTGATATTCCAACTACTGGATTTGCTAATTCTCCGCTTGATACAGACAACTTAATCAAAATGGTTGGAGGTTCGCCTTTAATTGTGAAATTATTAGAGGGAACACAAGGAAAAGGGGTTGTTTTGGCCGAAACAAAAAAAGCTGCAGAAAGTGTTATTAATGCTTTTAAAAGCTTAAATGCTAATATTCTAGTTCAAGAATTCATTAAAGAAGCAAATGGAAAAGATATTCGTTGTTTTGTTATTGACGGAAAAGTTGTGGCCGCAATTCAGCGTGAAGCAATGCCAGGAGAATTTAGAGCTAATATTCACTTAGGCGGAACTGCTTCTGTAATCAAAGTAACTGCCGAAGAGAAAAAAATCGCCATTAAAGCCGCAAAAGCAATGGACTTAAAAGTTGCTGGAGTTGATATTATTCGTTCTTCGAAAGGACCTTTATTATTGGAAGTTAACTCTTCGCCAGGTCTTGAAGGAATTGAAGGCGCAACTAATAAAGATGTCGCTGGAGAAATGATTAAAGCTATTGAAAAGAATTTCAAACTATAA